From a region of the Chromatiales bacterium 21-64-14 genome:
- a CDS encoding NrdJb → MTIKIDTKIAKYEVVTEEPETDSGAAGPADDVSNIIHMHEKVERPEALIGSTYKVKTPLSEHALYVTINDITLNPGTEHELRRPFEIFINSKNMDHFQWIVALTRIISAVFRKGGDVTFLVEEMRSVFDPRGGYFKKGGGFMPSLVAEIGDVIERHLRMIGLLKDDGLDDHQRRFVEEKRAEYEASRSAGGAVDGEVGATFPDGAQLCAKCQTKAVILMDGCLTCLSCGDSKCS, encoded by the coding sequence ATGACGATCAAGATCGACACAAAGATTGCCAAGTACGAAGTGGTGACCGAGGAGCCGGAGACGGATTCCGGGGCGGCTGGGCCGGCTGACGATGTGTCCAACATCATCCACATGCACGAGAAGGTGGAGCGCCCCGAGGCCCTGATTGGATCCACCTACAAGGTGAAAACCCCGCTCTCCGAACATGCCTTGTATGTCACCATCAACGACATCACTCTGAACCCTGGCACCGAGCATGAACTGCGCCGCCCCTTCGAGATCTTCATCAACTCGAAGAACATGGACCACTTCCAGTGGATAGTGGCCCTCACCCGGATCATCTCGGCGGTGTTCCGCAAGGGCGGCGACGTCACCTTCCTGGTGGAGGAGATGCGCTCGGTGTTTGATCCCCGCGGCGGCTATTTCAAGAAGGGCGGGGGGTTCATGCCATCCCTGGTGGCGGAGATCGGCGACGTTATCGAGCGCCACCTGCGCATGATCGGGCTGCTCAAGGATGACGGGCTCGACGATCACCAGCGCCGTTTTGTGGAAGAGAAGCGCGCCGAATACGAGGCGTCCCGCAGCGCGGGCGGGGCGGTGGACGGCGAAGTGGGCGCTACCTTCCCCGACGGTGCGCAGCTCTGTGCCAAGTGCCAGACCAAGGCCGTAATCCTCATGGACGGCTGCCTGACCTGCTTGAGCTGTGGGGATTCCAAGTGTTCCTGA